In Drosophila innubila isolate TH190305 chromosome 2R unlocalized genomic scaffold, UK_Dinn_1.0 1_C_2R, whole genome shotgun sequence, the following are encoded in one genomic region:
- the LOC117785111 gene encoding acetylcholinesterase-like isoform X2, translating into MQVKVPVKQGVVVGQRKQLPSGLQYESFLGVPYAQPPVGELRFRSPVPLERFPDHELDCSKERDVSHQRDPFTQEVVGSENCLFLNVYAPKGNSRAPLPVMVWIHGGGFWFGNGNSDYHFPAQLMQEEVIVVTLNYRLGALGFLSLPGAGIYGNAGLKDQRLALQWVQENISNFNGDPQNVTLFGESAGAASVHLHTYAAHANKLFHKAIVQSGTANMEWVFQQNGAYKARRMGELLQGQNIEQDSALLEFLQSKNVTPNGILSKTLNVLSADERRRGLPLAFKPVLEDASSSDSFISTNILDLLHDKERLQGMPLLMGYNSAEGIAMLINARRKLELYEEDLARVVPRNLVEKPTAPEALEAANDIRQFYLNGQPLTLERLDNLVDIFSDYHFVIDMQHAAEIHVNCQITSPLYFYRFDYLGGQNMYKRILQAETLRGASHADELCYLFQMAGDETTQSKEDQQITKRLCHMWANFAKYGKPLDSWMPVTRPKSNDKGEREPFHLDYMLIDRECKMQRNPDAERMDFWRSMYKRYRTDCYEALRAKL; encoded by the exons ATGCAG GTGAAGGTGCCAGTGAAACAAGGAGTTGTTGTTGGACAGCGGAAGCAGTTACCAAGTGGCCTGCAATACGAGAGCTTCCTTGGAGTACCCTATGCCCAGCCACCAGTGGGAGAACTCCGATTTCGG AGTCCCGTGCCACTGGAACGTTTTCCAGATCACGAGCTGGACTGCAGCAAGGAACGTGATGTCTCTCATCAGCGTGATCCGTTTACTCAAGAGGTAGTTGGCTCAGAGAACTGTCTCTTTCTCAATGTATATGCACCTAAAGGCAATTCCAGGGCACCGCTGCCTGTCATGGTGTGGATTCATGGAGGCGGTTTCTGgtttggcaatggcaacagtgACTA TCACTTTCCAGCGCAGCTCATGCAGGAAGAGGTGATTGTGGTAACCCTGAATTATCGCTTGGGAGCCCTGGGTTTCCTCAGCTTGCCAGGAGCGGGCATTTATGGCAATGCAGGCCTGAAGGATCAGCGTCTGGCGCTGCAGTGGGTACAGGAAAACATTTCCAATTTCAATGGTGATCCACAAAATGTGACTCTCTTTGGAGAAAGTGCCGGTGCTGCTTCAGTGCATCTGCACACATATGCGGcgcatgcaaataaattattccACAAGGCGATCGTGCAAAGTGGAACTGCCAATATGGAGTGGGTGTTCCAGCAGAATGGAGCGTATAAGGCACGTCGAATGGGTGAGCTCCTGCAGGGACAGAACATTGAGCAGGACAGTGCTCTGCTGGAATTCCTGCAATCAAAGAATGTGACACCGAACGGAATTCTCTCTAAGACTTTGAACGTGCTATCGGCGGATGAGCGACGTCGCGGGTTACCTCTGGCTTTTAAGCCTGTTCTGGAGGATGCTAGCAGTTCGGACAGTTTTATCAGCACGAATATTCTTGATCTGCTACATGACAAGGAGCGGCTGCAAGGAATGCCTCTGTTAATGGGCTATAATTCAGCGGAGGGCATTGCCATGCTGATTAACGCTAGGCGTAAACTGGAGCTCTATGAAGAGGATCTGGCAAGAGTGGTACCTCGAAATCTTGTGGAGAAACCTACGGCGCCAGAAGCCCTAGAAGCAGCCAACGATATACGTCAATTCTATTTAAACGGACAGCCGCTGACACTGGAACGTCTCGATAATCTGGTGGACATATTCTCAGATTACCACTTTGTCATCGATATGCAACACGCAGCAGAGATTCATGTAAACTGTCAGATAACATCGCCGCTCTATTTCTATCGCTTCGATTACTTGGGCGgccaaaatatgtataaacgGATTCTACAGGCGGAAACTCTTCGTGGAGCATCTCATGCAGACGAGCTGTGCTACTTGTTCCAAATGGCTGGAGACGAGACGACGCAGTCTAAGGAGGACCAACAAATTACCAAGCGTCTTTGTCATATGTGGGCCAATTTTGCGAAATATGGAAAACCTTTGGACAGCTGGATGCCAGTGACAAGACCGAAGAGCAATGACAAAGGAGAGCGAGAGCCCTTCCATTTGGATTATATGCTCATTGATCGGGAATGCAAGATGCAGCGAAATCCAGATGCAGAGCGAATGGATTTCTGGCGCAGCATGTACAAGAGATATAGAACGGATTGCTATGAGGCGTTAAGAGCGAAACTTTAA
- the LOC117785113 gene encoding esterase E4-like isoform X3, protein MQEEVIVVTLNYRLGALGFLSLPGAGIYGNAGLKDQRLALQWIQDNIVNFNGDPQNVTLFGESAGASSIHLHIYAAHANELFHKAIMQSGTANMEWVMQQKGAHKARRLGELLKGQNMEQDSAVLEFLQSRNVTPNGILANTLKVLTPDERRREMPFVFKPVVENADSPDSFVSSQILDLLLDKQRLQGMPVIMGYNSAEGLAMIVNARRKLDLYEKDLARLVPRNLIEKSQAPEAQEAANNMRQFYFNGQPLSLESLDNLVDLFTDYHFIIDMQLAAEIHVNCQITSPLYFYRFDYLGGRNMFKKLFQAENLRGTAHAEELFYLFQMAGEETPQNKEDTQLSKSICRMWANFAKYGKPSDSWMPVTRPKSNNKGESEPFHLDYMLIDRECRMQRNPDAERMDFWRSMYKRYKADCYEALRAKL, encoded by the coding sequence ATGCAGGAAGAGGTGATTGTGGTAACCCTGAATTATCGTTTGGGGGCCCTTGGATTTCTCAGCTTGCCAGGAGCGGGCATTTATGGCAACGCGGGTCTGAAGGATCAGCGTCTGGCGCTGCAATGGATACAGGATAATATAGTTAATTTCAATGGTGACCCCCAAAATGTAACACTTTTTGGAGAAAGTGCCGGTGCCTCTTCAATTCACCTGCACATCTATGCAGCCCATGCCAATGAACTGTTCCACAAGGCGATTATGCAAAGTGGAACTGCCAACATGGAGTGGGTGATGCAGCAGAAGGGAGCGCATAAAGCACGTCGATTGGGTGAACTTCTGAAGGGACAGAACATGGAGCAGGACAGCGCTGTACTGGAATTCCTGCAGTCAAGGAATGTGACACCAAATGGAATACTTGCCAACACTTTAAAAGTGTTAACGCCGGATGAGCGACGTCGAGAGATGCCTTTCGTATTTAAGCCTGTTGTGGAGAATGCGGACAGTCCGGATAGTTTTGTTAGTTCTCAAATTCTTGATTTGTTGCTTGATAAGCAGCGGCTGCAAGGAATGCCTGTGATAATGGGTTATAACTCAGCCGAGGGACTTGCCATGATTGTAAATGCTAGACGTAAACTGgatttatatgaaaaagaTCTCGCACGCTTGGTGCCTCGTAATCTGATCGAGAAATCTCAAGCGCCAGAAGCACAAGAAGCGGCCAATAATATGCGTCAATTCTATTTTAACGGACAACCGCTGTCATTGGAAAGTCTCGATAATCTGGTGGATCTATTCACCGATTACCATTTTATTATCGATATGCAACTTGCAGCAGAGATTCATGTTAACTGCCAAATAACATCGCCCCTCTATTTCTATCGCTTTGATTACTTGGGCGGCCGAAACATGTTTAAGAAGCTCTTCCAGGCAGAGAACCTGCGTGGAACGGCACACGCAGAGGAACTATTTTACTTGTTCCAAATGGCTGGAGAAGAGACGCCACAAAACAAAGAGGACACTCAACTATCTAAAAGCATATGTAGAATGTGGGCCAACTTTGCAAAATATGGAAAACCTTCGGATAGCTGGATGCCAGTAACAAGACCGAAGAGCAATAACAAAGGCGAATCAGAGCCCTTCCATTTGGATTATATGCTCATTGATCGGGAATGCAGGATGCAGCGAAATCCAGATGCTGAGCGAATGGATTTCTGGCGAAGCATGTACAAGAGATATAAAGCTGATTGCTACGAGGCGTTAAGGGCAAAACTGTAA
- the LOC117785111 gene encoding acetylcholinesterase-like isoform X1: protein MRINFAHWRGHSQRLIRLYSNMQKVKVPVKQGVVVGQRKQLPSGLQYESFLGVPYAQPPVGELRFRSPVPLERFPDHELDCSKERDVSHQRDPFTQEVVGSENCLFLNVYAPKGNSRAPLPVMVWIHGGGFWFGNGNSDYHFPAQLMQEEVIVVTLNYRLGALGFLSLPGAGIYGNAGLKDQRLALQWVQENISNFNGDPQNVTLFGESAGAASVHLHTYAAHANKLFHKAIVQSGTANMEWVFQQNGAYKARRMGELLQGQNIEQDSALLEFLQSKNVTPNGILSKTLNVLSADERRRGLPLAFKPVLEDASSSDSFISTNILDLLHDKERLQGMPLLMGYNSAEGIAMLINARRKLELYEEDLARVVPRNLVEKPTAPEALEAANDIRQFYLNGQPLTLERLDNLVDIFSDYHFVIDMQHAAEIHVNCQITSPLYFYRFDYLGGQNMYKRILQAETLRGASHADELCYLFQMAGDETTQSKEDQQITKRLCHMWANFAKYGKPLDSWMPVTRPKSNDKGEREPFHLDYMLIDRECKMQRNPDAERMDFWRSMYKRYRTDCYEALRAKL from the exons ATGAGAATAAACTTTGCACATTGGCGTGGACACTCACAAAGATTGATCAGATTATACAGCAACATGCAG aagGTGAAGGTGCCAGTGAAACAAGGAGTTGTTGTTGGACAGCGGAAGCAGTTACCAAGTGGCCTGCAATACGAGAGCTTCCTTGGAGTACCCTATGCCCAGCCACCAGTGGGAGAACTCCGATTTCGG AGTCCCGTGCCACTGGAACGTTTTCCAGATCACGAGCTGGACTGCAGCAAGGAACGTGATGTCTCTCATCAGCGTGATCCGTTTACTCAAGAGGTAGTTGGCTCAGAGAACTGTCTCTTTCTCAATGTATATGCACCTAAAGGCAATTCCAGGGCACCGCTGCCTGTCATGGTGTGGATTCATGGAGGCGGTTTCTGgtttggcaatggcaacagtgACTA TCACTTTCCAGCGCAGCTCATGCAGGAAGAGGTGATTGTGGTAACCCTGAATTATCGCTTGGGAGCCCTGGGTTTCCTCAGCTTGCCAGGAGCGGGCATTTATGGCAATGCAGGCCTGAAGGATCAGCGTCTGGCGCTGCAGTGGGTACAGGAAAACATTTCCAATTTCAATGGTGATCCACAAAATGTGACTCTCTTTGGAGAAAGTGCCGGTGCTGCTTCAGTGCATCTGCACACATATGCGGcgcatgcaaataaattattccACAAGGCGATCGTGCAAAGTGGAACTGCCAATATGGAGTGGGTGTTCCAGCAGAATGGAGCGTATAAGGCACGTCGAATGGGTGAGCTCCTGCAGGGACAGAACATTGAGCAGGACAGTGCTCTGCTGGAATTCCTGCAATCAAAGAATGTGACACCGAACGGAATTCTCTCTAAGACTTTGAACGTGCTATCGGCGGATGAGCGACGTCGCGGGTTACCTCTGGCTTTTAAGCCTGTTCTGGAGGATGCTAGCAGTTCGGACAGTTTTATCAGCACGAATATTCTTGATCTGCTACATGACAAGGAGCGGCTGCAAGGAATGCCTCTGTTAATGGGCTATAATTCAGCGGAGGGCATTGCCATGCTGATTAACGCTAGGCGTAAACTGGAGCTCTATGAAGAGGATCTGGCAAGAGTGGTACCTCGAAATCTTGTGGAGAAACCTACGGCGCCAGAAGCCCTAGAAGCAGCCAACGATATACGTCAATTCTATTTAAACGGACAGCCGCTGACACTGGAACGTCTCGATAATCTGGTGGACATATTCTCAGATTACCACTTTGTCATCGATATGCAACACGCAGCAGAGATTCATGTAAACTGTCAGATAACATCGCCGCTCTATTTCTATCGCTTCGATTACTTGGGCGgccaaaatatgtataaacgGATTCTACAGGCGGAAACTCTTCGTGGAGCATCTCATGCAGACGAGCTGTGCTACTTGTTCCAAATGGCTGGAGACGAGACGACGCAGTCTAAGGAGGACCAACAAATTACCAAGCGTCTTTGTCATATGTGGGCCAATTTTGCGAAATATGGAAAACCTTTGGACAGCTGGATGCCAGTGACAAGACCGAAGAGCAATGACAAAGGAGAGCGAGAGCCCTTCCATTTGGATTATATGCTCATTGATCGGGAATGCAAGATGCAGCGAAATCCAGATGCAGAGCGAATGGATTTCTGGCGCAGCATGTACAAGAGATATAGAACGGATTGCTATGAGGCGTTAAGAGCGAAACTTTAA
- the LOC117785115 gene encoding charged multivesicular body protein 6-A has translation MGALFGKSSKKTAPSRITDHDKAVLQLKQQRDRLKQYQKRIELQLENDRLLAKKCLQQGRKDRAKLLLRKKKYQESLLSNADQQLENLEKLAADLEFAQVEMKVLDGLKQGNAALKKVHEMLDINEVEKIMDETREGIEKQQEIDAILTDVLTTQDEEDVLAELDALEAEEQGVQLPSVPSDELPASVEVEVEEGQEVETKANKTKTKAKQVLVEA, from the exons ATGGGTGCTTTGTTTGGGAAATCTAGTAAAAAGACGGCTCCTAGTCGCATTACCGACCATGACAAAGCTGTGTTG CAACTGAAGCAGCAGCGGGATCGTCTTAAGCAATATCAGAAACGTATTGAGCTGCAGCTGGAAAATGACAGATTACTCGCCAAAAAGTGTCTGCAGCAGGGCAGAAAGGA TCGGGCCAAGCTCTTGTTGCGCAAAAAGAAGTACCAGGAAAGTTTGCTCTCCAATGCCGACCAGCAACTGGAAAACCTGGAAAAGTTGGCCGCCGATTTGGAGTTTGCCCAAGTGGAAATGAAGGTACTGGATGGCTTGAAGCAAGGTAATGCCGCCTTGAAGAAGGTACACGAAATGCTGGACATCAATGAGGTGGAAAAGATTATGGACGAAACACGAGAGGGAATTGAAAAGCAGCAGGAAATCGATGCCATATTAACGGATGTGTTGACCACACAAGACGAAGAGGATGTGCTGGCCGAGCTCGATGCACTGGAGGCTGAGGAGCAAGGTGTGCAGTTGCCCAGTGTGCCCAGTGATGAGCTGCCAGCCAGTGTGGAAGTGGAGGTTGAGGAAGGACAAGAAGTCG